The Streptomyces sp. WZ-12 genome segment CGATGCCCTGGAGGAGCGGGAAGGCGCAGTCGTCCAGCTCCATCGCGGTGCCCTCGGCGGCCTTGAGGCCCTGCGGGATCTCCAGGAGGCGCAGCTTGACCGGCACGTCCGCGCCGAGCAGTTGGCCGGAGGCGATGCGGAAGAGGAGGGCGTAACCGATCTGGCCGGCGGCGCCGGTGACGGTGACGTTGACGGGAGTGCGGGTCATGGCGATCTCCTGCGCGGTATTCCGGGGGCAAGCCCCTGGACCACCTTGGGTGGCGGTGGGTGTCCCTGCCCATCTATCAAGGTCTCTTGGTATCGAGAGACCTGGCCGTCAGGCTATCGGACCCCCGTCCCGCCCAGACGACGGGCCGGTGTGGGACACCTCACCGGCCGTCACGGGCGGACCCGACCGGACCGCCTCGCCGCCCGCGTGCGCGCGGTGGCCACGGCCCGGTCGGGCGCGGCGGCCGCCCGCTCTCGGAGGGGTAGCGCGGGCGGCCGGCGGTTGTGCCACACCCGTGGGGGGTTGTGGAGCGCATGCCCGGGATCGGGCCGGGCAATCCCCCTTCTCCCCCGACGGCCCGTCGGTGACGGCGAATCCCGGCCAGATGTGAACGCCCCCGCCCCCGCCGCGGATCAGGCGGGCGCCATCGCCTTCTGGAGGCCGGCGTCCAGCGCCTCCAGGAACTGGTCGGTGGTGAGCCAGGGTTGCGCCGGCCCGATGAGCAGGGCCAGGTCCTTGGTCATCTGGCCGCCCTCGACGGTCTCCACACAGACCCGCTCCAGGGTGTGCGCGAAGCGGGTCACCTCGGGGGTGTCGTCCAGCTCGCCGCGGTGCGCCAGACCGCGGGTCCAGGCGAAGACCGAGGCGATGGGGTTGGTGGAGGTGGCCTTGCCCTGCTGGTGCTGCCGGTAGTGCCGGGTGACGGTGCCGTGCGCCGCCTCGGCCTCGATGGTCCGGCCGTCGGGGGTCATCAGGACCGACGTCATCAGCCCGAGCGAGCCGAAGCCCTGGGCGACGATGTCGGACTGGACGTCGCCGTCGTAGTTCTTGCAGGCCCAGACGTAGCCGCCGGAGGACTTCAGGACCGCGGCCACCATGTCGTCGATCAGCCGGTGTTCGTAGGTCAGGCCGCCGGCCTCGAACTCGGCCCGGAACTCGGTGTCGAAGACCTCCTGGAAGAGGTCCTTGAAGCGGCCGTCGTACTTCTTCAGGATCGTGTTCTTCGTGGAGAGGTAGACGGGGTGGTTGCGGTCCAGCCCGTAACGGAACGCCGCCCGGGCGAAGTCACGGATCGAGTCGTCGTGGTTGTACATCGCGAGCGCCACCCCGGGGCCCGGGAAGTCGTGCACCTCCACCTCGGTCGGCTCCCCGCCGTCCGCCGGGGCGAAGGTCAACGTGAGGGTGCCGGGGCCGGGGACCTTGAGGTCGGTGGCGCGGTACTGGTCGCCGAAGGCGTGGCGGCCGACGATGATGGGCCGGGTCCAGCCGGGCACCAGCCGGGGCACGTTCGCCATGATGATCGGCTCCCGGAAGATCACGCCGCCGAGGATGTTGCGGATGGTGCCGTTCGGCGACCGGTACATCGCCTTCAGGCCGAACTCCTCGACCCGGGCCTCGTCCGGGGTGATGGTGGCGCACTTCACCCCGACGCCGTGCTCCTGGATGGCGTGCGCGGCGTCGACGGTCACCTGGTCACGGGTGGCGTCCCGGTTCTCGATGCCGAGGTCGAAGTACTTCAACTCGACGTCGAGGTACGGGAGGACCAGCCGGTCCCTGATGGACGACCAGATGATGCGGGTCATCTCGTCGCCGTCGATCTCGACGACGGGACGGGCAACCTTGATCTTGGCCATGAGACGTCCCTCTCGCGGTTGGGGCACCCCCCGGACGTCGCCAAGTTACCCGCGTCACACGGGACCGCGGCGCTACGGCACGAGGCGTGCCGCGGCGCCGCGGGGAGGTCTCGGGGCCGCTCCTAGCGCAGCGTGAAGTGGACGATGTCGTCCAGGAACGGGACGTGGATCCACGGCTTGGGCTGCACCATCATCGCCAGGATCACGATCACGGAGCCCAATCCGCCGTAGGTGAGCAGGTCGGTGAAGCGGGACCGGACGGCCAGCATCCCCACCGACGGCAGCATCCGGCGCAGCACCGCGCCGCCGATCAGGGACAGCCCGATCACGATGCTGCCGATCCGGAACGCGCCCAGCGCGACCAGCAGCAGCCCGAGGCCGACCCCGCCCAGCACGCTGAGCAGCGGCCACTGCCGGGCCGGCGCCGGGTAGTCGCCGGAGGCGGCCCGGCCGCCGCCCTCGGGGCGGGCGGTGTCGCGGGTGAGCTGCGGAAAGCGGCGCGAGGTGCGCTGCGGCTCGGATGCGTCCTCCGAGTGCGCTTCGGCAGCCATCTTTGGCGGTCAGCCCCTTCCGGTGTCCGGGTCGGTGTCGCGGATGCGTCGTGGTGTGGGTGTGGTGCCGCGGGCGGCGGCCCTTCCAGGCTCGCACGTCCCGGCCGGCCGGTGCCCCGGCCGGCCCGTCGGCGGCTAGCGGCCGGCGTCGGCGGCCGCGCGCTCCGCCGCCTCGACGACGTTGACCAGGAGCTGCGCGCGGGTCATCGGGCCGACGCCGCCCGGGTTGGGGGCGACCCAGCCGGCCACCTCGGCGACGCCGGGGTGCACATCGCCGACGATCTTGCCGTGCTCGTCCCGGCTGACACCGACGTCCAGGACGGCCGCGCCCGGCTTGACGTCCTCGGGCTTGATGATGTGCGGCACGCCGGCGGCGGCGACGATGATGTCGGCCTGCTTCAGGTGCGCGGAGAGGTCGCGGGTGCCGGTGTGGCACTGGGTGACCGTGGCGTTCTCGGACTTGCGGGTGAGCACCAGCGGCATCGGGCGGCCGATGGTGATGCCGCGGCCGACGACCACCACGTGCGCGCCCTTGATCTCGACGTCGTGCCGGCGCAGCAGTTGGACGATGCCGTAGGGGGTGCAGGGCAGCGGGCCCTCGATGCCGAGGACGAGGCGGCCCAGGCTCATCGGGTGCAGCCCGTCGGCGTCCTTGGCCGGGTCCATCAGCTCCAGGACGCGGTTGGCGTCGATGCCCTTGGGGAGCGGGAGTTGGACGATGTAGCCGGTGCACTCGGGGTTCTCGTTGAGCTCCCGGACGACCGCCTCGATCTCCTCCTGGGTGGCGGTCGCGGGCAGTTCGCGCTGGATGGACGCGATGCCGACCTGGGCGCAGTCCCGGTGCTTGCCGTTGACGTACCAGCGGCTGCCGGGGTCGTCGCCGACCAGCAGGGTGCCCAGGCCCGGGGTGACACCCTTGGCCTTCAGCGCCTCCACGCGGGCGGTGAGCTCGGACTTGATCGCGGCGGCGGTGGCCTTGCCATCCAGAATCTGGGCAGTCATAGCCCCCATCCTCCCGGATGGAGGCACCCGTGTTCCAATCAGGGCGCGCGGACGGCAGTTGTCCGGAAACGATCATTGCGGTTGGACAAAAGCTGACCGCCTTGACTGGACAGACGGAATCCTCACCTAGAAGGATTGACGCCGCAGTGCCGCAGGCATCGTCGGGGGCGGGCCATGTATCGCATGAATCAACCTGTGTTTCCTCCGAGTCGCGCCGCGTCGTCCCCCACTGGCATTCAACGGAGGAAAACAACAGCATGAGCTTCGGTGACCCGAACAACCCTTACGGGCAGCCGCCGCAGGCCCCGCAGGGGCCGTACGGCCAGCAGCCCCCGGTCCCCCCGCAGGGCGGTCAGCCCGGTTACGGCTACCCCCAGCAGGGCGCCCCGCAGGGTCAGCCGCAGTACGGCTACCCGCAGCAGGGCCAGGTCCCCCCGCAGGGCGGTCAGCCGGGCTACGGCCAGGGCGGTCAGCCGGGCTACGGCTACGCGCAGCAGCCGGCGAACCCGTACGGCCAGCCCGGAATGCAGGGCATGCCGGGGATGCCGGGAATGCCTACGGGGTACGCGAGTTGGGGCGCGCGGGTCGGTGCCTACCTCATCGACGCGCTGATCGTGGGACTCATCCCGGGCATCCTCTACGCCATCGGCATGGCGATGACGGCCAGTTCGGCCGCCTCGTCCATCCCGGACTACTCAAGCTGCCCGCCGGGCGACTTCAACTGCATCCACAACGCGGCCACCGCCGCGCAGTCGTCGAGCGGCGCGCCGGTCGGCGCCATCCTGCTCATCCTGCTCGGCGCGTTGATCGCCCTGGTCGGCGGCATCTTCATCCTGATCAAGGAAGGCAGCACCGGCCAGACCCCGGGCAAGAAGGCCCTGGGCATCAAGCTGGTCAGTGAGGCCACCGGCCAGCCGATCGGCTTCGGCATGGCCTTCGTGCGCAAGCTCTGCCACATCGTCGACGGGCTGCCCTGCGACATCGGCTTCCTGTGGCCGCTGTGGGACGAGAAGAACCAGACGTTCGCGGACAAGATCGTCAGCACCGTGGTCGTCCAGGCTCCCAAGTAATGCCGTTACGGGCCGCACGGACGCCCGCAAGAGCCCACGAAGGCCCCCGCGCAGCAGCGACCGGGGGCCTTCGTGGCGCTCGTCGATACCGCCTCAAGTCGCCTGAAGGGCACCGCTCGTGAGTTATCCCAACCCCAACCCCTACGGCCCGCCCCCGGGCCAGCAGCCCGGCCAGCAGCCCGGCTACGGCTACCCCCAGCAGCCCCCGCAGCAGCCGCAGCCGCAGCAGCCCATGGCGCCGTACGGCGCGTACCCGGGCGGCCCGATGCAGCCGGCACAGCTGCCGTACCCGACGGTGATGCCGGGCGGCGTGAAGGCGGCCCGGGTGCTGCTGTGCGTACTCGCCGCCCTGAACGTCGTCGGACTGGTCCTGGCGGTGGCGGGGCTGGGCGGCATCAGCAAGGCGTCGCACCAGGCGTCCGCCTCGCCCTACGCGACGACGGACATGTCGGTGTTCAACGTCGGCAAGGGCGTGCTGATCGCGGTGATCGTGGTCATCGTGGCGTTCACGGTGGCCGCGATCACGCTCGCCGCGCAGTTCGGCAACGGCGGCAAGGGCGTCCGCGTCGGCGCCATCGTCTTCGGCGTCGGCACCATCGTGCTGAGCTTCCTCAGCTTCCCAATCGGCCTGGTGCACACCGTGCTGGGCATCCTGGTGGTGGTCTTCGTCAGCCGGGACGACGGCAACGCCTGGTTCAACCGGCCGCGTTACTGACCCGCGCGCAACACGGCCGAGGGCCGCACCCCGTCGGGGGTGCGGCCCTCAAGCACGTCCGGCGGCCCTAGTGGAAGAAGTGCCGGGTGCCGGTGAGGTACATCGTCACGCCGGCCTTCTTGGCGGCCTCGACGACGAGTTCGTCGCGGATCGAACCGCCGGGCTGGACGATCGCCTTGACGCCGGCCGCGATCAGGATCTCCGGGCCGTCGGGGAACGGGAAGAAGGCGTCCGACGCCGCGTAGGAGCCGCGGGCCCGCTCCTCGCC includes the following:
- a CDS encoding DUF3017 domain-containing protein: MAAEAHSEDASEPQRTSRRFPQLTRDTARPEGGGRAASGDYPAPARQWPLLSVLGGVGLGLLLVALGAFRIGSIVIGLSLIGGAVLRRMLPSVGMLAVRSRFTDLLTYGGLGSVIVILAMMVQPKPWIHVPFLDDIVHFTLR
- a CDS encoding bifunctional methylenetetrahydrofolate dehydrogenase/methenyltetrahydrofolate cyclohydrolase produces the protein MTAQILDGKATAAAIKSELTARVEALKAKGVTPGLGTLLVGDDPGSRWYVNGKHRDCAQVGIASIQRELPATATQEEIEAVVRELNENPECTGYIVQLPLPKGIDANRVLELMDPAKDADGLHPMSLGRLVLGIEGPLPCTPYGIVQLLRRHDVEIKGAHVVVVGRGITIGRPMPLVLTRKSENATVTQCHTGTRDLSAHLKQADIIVAAAGVPHIIKPEDVKPGAAVLDVGVSRDEHGKIVGDVHPGVAEVAGWVAPNPGGVGPMTRAQLLVNVVEAAERAAADAGR
- a CDS encoding NADP-dependent isocitrate dehydrogenase, translating into MAKIKVARPVVEIDGDEMTRIIWSSIRDRLVLPYLDVELKYFDLGIENRDATRDQVTVDAAHAIQEHGVGVKCATITPDEARVEEFGLKAMYRSPNGTIRNILGGVIFREPIIMANVPRLVPGWTRPIIVGRHAFGDQYRATDLKVPGPGTLTLTFAPADGGEPTEVEVHDFPGPGVALAMYNHDDSIRDFARAAFRYGLDRNHPVYLSTKNTILKKYDGRFKDLFQEVFDTEFRAEFEAGGLTYEHRLIDDMVAAVLKSSGGYVWACKNYDGDVQSDIVAQGFGSLGLMTSVLMTPDGRTIEAEAAHGTVTRHYRQHQQGKATSTNPIASVFAWTRGLAHRGELDDTPEVTRFAHTLERVCVETVEGGQMTKDLALLIGPAQPWLTTDQFLEALDAGLQKAMAPA
- a CDS encoding RDD family protein, translating into MSFGDPNNPYGQPPQAPQGPYGQQPPVPPQGGQPGYGYPQQGAPQGQPQYGYPQQGQVPPQGGQPGYGQGGQPGYGYAQQPANPYGQPGMQGMPGMPGMPTGYASWGARVGAYLIDALIVGLIPGILYAIGMAMTASSAASSIPDYSSCPPGDFNCIHNAATAAQSSSGAPVGAILLILLGALIALVGGIFILIKEGSTGQTPGKKALGIKLVSEATGQPIGFGMAFVRKLCHIVDGLPCDIGFLWPLWDEKNQTFADKIVSTVVVQAPK